One stretch of Phaeodactylum tricornutum CCAP 1055/1 chromosome 9, whole genome shotgun sequence DNA includes these proteins:
- a CDS encoding predicted protein produces MEDDFVCAPDFAAVFDGHGGKAVSEYLRQNLYAELQAALPRVMGAQISETTKTTDEKMPSPSGKEFCNTLSDPMMIQSKRTIIAANIGDSRAILSRNETAIELTRDHKPSDPIELDRIHSLGGRVIWHGHVDTHGDPIPGTGVYRVNGNLALSRAIGDRSERPAVTADPDVSILPIDEADDFLVLATDGLWDVMTSSDVVAFIHALIEQGEDIDRDPIAAMVVEEAIRRGSYDNITVLIVWLNPSATSL; encoded by the exons ATGGAAGACGATTTTGTGTGCGCCCCAGATTTTGCCGCTGTCTTCGACGGACATGGCGGCAAAGCTGTGAGCGAATACCTTCGTCAAAATCTATACGCGGAGCTCCAAGCTGCATTACCTCGAGTAATGGGAGCGCAAATATcggaaacaacaaaaactACCGATG AAAAGATGCCTTCTCCGTCAGGCAAGGAGTTCTGCAATACCTTATCCGATCCAATGATGATACAATCCAAACGGACCATTATTGCGGCGAATATTGGAGATAGTAGAGCCATTCTCAGCCGTAACGAAACTGCCATTGAGCTAACTCGTGACCACAAGCCGAGCGATCCCATCGAACTCGATCGAATTCACTCGCTCGGCGGGCGCGTTATATGGCATGGGCACGTCGACACACATGGCGACCCTATTCCAGGGACCGGGGTCTACCGTGTAAATGGAAACTTGGCACTGTCGAGGGCCATCGGCGATCGCTCCGAGCGCCCTGCAGTCACTGCCGATCCCGACGTTTCCATTTTACCAATCGATGAAGCAGATGATTTTTTGGTGCTCGCTACCGATGGCTTGTGGGATGTTATGACGAGTTCCGATGTTGTAGCCTTCATACATGCGCTGATTGAACAAGGGGAGGATATCGACCGGGACCCAATTGCTGCCATGGtcgtggaagaagccattcGTAGAGGAAGTTACGACAACATCACAGTCTTAATTGTGTGGCTGAATCCGTCCGCTACTAGTCTATAG
- a CDS encoding predicted protein, with protein MPRRSGRLQLNEVLEESKRTADKFVVVPQADPGNNSVMDEGGASPSTVTGRKRSRQSKDDHSDGVGDDFGENDLEDSDKEEVGKEPAKPRDVTSILSKWGRKGMKSKSMHASTGTIDGSDTSPNGSSGVREGENSTLSIGRKDKAEVTKVAPDAIPKKKVPRKTNDAPSSGPSLLSNLTPGIRPPPVNPQTSKSNSSTKSSAMPSNKSTFHSQPVKTKEYTQPASVRTQHITSDANKAGDLPRSTQESRQGLAPPNSATQAQPPTRLIASTSLPGLRVEERRLMAQLQDTCHRISDSGALPLPMSLAVDVGGSFLQNADNRYDFFDTNSNGEVVLQRPKPIFPEEFAAGMREHPLSWWGIVDPRLGENKYQKLGKVQHQAHDSEPRPSTFPRPGREMNAQQYHNQGWAGNGGGFVGGPNGRGGYRNSSRHGGGYGRPSGHNGNGPPPSFRGQR; from the coding sequence ATGCCGCGACGAAGCGGGCGTCTCCAGCTCAACGAAGTGCTGGAAGAGTCCAAACGCACCGCCGACAAATTCGTAGTCGTACCGCAGGCAGATCCCGGCAACAACAGCGTCATGGACGAAGGCGGGGCTTCTCCGTCGACGGTGACTGGCAGAAAACGTTCTAGGCAATCAAAGGACGATCATTCTGACGGAGTAGGGGATGATTTCGGGGAGAATGATCTCGAGGATAGCGACAAGGAAGAGGTGGGGAAGGAACCTGCAAAGCCTCGTGACGTGACGAGTATTCTGTCCAAATGGGGGCGCAAAGGTATGAAATCAAAAAGTATGCACGCTAGCACCGGCACCATTGATGGTAGCGACACTTCTCCCAATGGTTCAAGCGGAGTCCGGGAGGGCGAAAATAGCACTTTGTCTATTGGACGAAAAGACAAGGCTGAAGTGACGAAAGTTGCTCCGGATGcgattccgaaaaagaaagtCCCGAGGAAGACTAACGATGCACCCTCTTCCGGCCCCTCTCTTTTGTCCAATCTCACCCCCGGAATTCGTCCGCCGCCAGTTAATCCTCAAACTTCAAAGTCTAATTCTTCTACAAAGTCGTCCGCTATGCCTAGCAACAAATCTACTTTTCATTCACAACCTGTAAAGACCAAAGAGTATACACAACCCGCATCAGTACGTACTCAACACATTACATCCGACGCCAACAAAGCGGGAGACCTTCCACGATCTACTCAAGAATCAAGACAAGGTCTAGCACCACCGAATAGTGCCACTCAAGCCCAACCGcctacaagattgatagcTTCGACCTCTCTACCAGGCCTCCGAGTCGAGGAACGAAGACTCATGGCGCAGCTACAAGATACTTGCCATCGAATCAGCGACAGCGGTGCCTTACCGCTTCCGATGTCTCTAGCGGTAGATGTTGGTGGAAGCTTCTTACAAAATGCAGACAACCGTTACGATTTCTTCGATACAAACAGTAACGGGGAAGTTGTTTTACAACGTCCCAAGCCGATTTTTCCGGAGGAGTTCGCTGCCGGTATGAGAGAGCACCCCTTGTCGTGGTGGGGCATTGTGGATCCACGCCTTGGCGAGAACAAATATCAGAAACTAGGAAAGGTACAGCATCAAGCTCACGATTCAGAACCCAGGCCATCAACGTTTCCCCGGCCAGGTCGAGAGATGAATGCACAACAATATCACAACCAAGGTTGGGCAGGAAACGGAGGAGGCTTCGTGGGTGGCCCTAACGGTCGAGGCGGTTATCGTAACAGCAGCCGACACGGTGGTGGCTATGGGCGGCCCAGTGGCCACAATGGAAACGGACCGCCACCCTCTTTTCGTGGACAACGCTAA
- a CDS encoding predicted protein: MTWRLGEVASKATQWASSGSSSSSGSDIEGDTTVDSFDNTRTSVLQLTDTTYRRVDAAASAIHPSAPLNFHLLATAPVENQNPHHRNATSSSATQSYWNYASNTLQQAAESTYSGVSGLIANLYQDNKDNSTIQNRPDSWFGTQYPWNTSSQPTGAANNLTGDPYANDVPANNNNYKNSSIFNVAKLTNWVFSPRAGSFRKAENYDTTSGRALPIPGAASNPRRGTYSTPDLTGMLLDNPYNSVRGRRHSKRNSMSAVRSLLTLVPNNKNIIQNSIPTSSIVDTITAPLHTLHETSESRDNTTLSLTIPQANEDSSDLPSLQQSWSEYDLTPVRDTPSSKRTNCDPSTPPLTQSRHKTAVSDAETASQVAEGTIRALRDMALDEAVELQASLRFWTDRWEQPVLSWIEAGPYVWTSRAGYNHQAVGRKVSQIQAVLARRCAAIGELQQHLLKAGWQRGVAQWGVLGQGGQWAAVAGFDAERNVLPSEGEPQDVKGDRQPAGRMEPPEREPLYRHMSSDITDVVHEPSHSSTGNSASSLPNISVVDANHVGIDMNTHSISQHGKSRRDRQHSTKKVMANVMVQKRDGGGIFVDDPSILAEWSVEAIALTRRQLFRAANGQLPLPFDSNWIKDQYEEDGTRVISQPATSARHHPLPLWASAELASGGTVEMSSLQSGSIEGQAANPTPKKPAQIAITNLPLMVNEVTKLLDVMEDAMEIQRWRRLDRLRPPSWLRRNWYMVAALVPTCSMFFSQVVRKGYTKGLVQGIIRSVSSFVKERLRDPIRAIFNELLKGRENFSDSKARAEAVETLKKMIESWLEDYHPHMSPEERRAMAEAMDVTMVEKTKEESMKTFYEINNVIRMSFIEMQYMKKEMMNALNAMDEMMSANDINMNLAAITPVFLVSYFSTRIFKFMYYALLKLGKSREETFASFRDILTDIDRLLVMRDNPPPPPGHSESELASHVAPCVLGRDDLGMLMLLIHECRTIMWRDRHRFQPKVIANVSEDLDEIAGERGAVSVRQQLQIVARMSRTYPFLKVISTGHDFHYSQLRMVG; encoded by the exons ATGACATGGAGACTTGGAGAAGTCGCAAGCAAAGCCACACAATGGGCGAGTAGTggcagcagtagcagtagtggTAGCGACATCGAGGGCGATACCACCGTCGACTCTTTCGACAATACCAGAACGAGTGTGTTACAGTTAACGGACACTACATATCGACGAGTAGACGCCGCCGCTAGTGCTATCCATCCGTCTGCGCCACTAAATTTTCACCTGCTGGCGACGGCTCCGGTAGAAAACCAAAACCCACATCACAGGAACGCGACATCTTCGTCCGCTACACAATCCTACTGGAATTACGCCAGCAACACGCTACAACAAGCCGCCGAATCAACCTACTCCGGCGTTTCGGGACTGATCGCCAATCTTTATCAGGACAACAAGGATAATTCGACGATACAGAACCGCCCGGATTCTTGGTTTGGGACACAGTATCCATGGAATACATCCAGCCAACCCACTGGCGCCGCCAACAACCTCACTGGTGATCCGTACGCCAACGATGTGcctgccaacaacaacaactacaaAAACAGTAGTATCTTCAATGTCGCCAAGCTTACGAATTGGGTTTTTTCGCCCCGGGCCGGCTCCTTtcgcaaagccgaaaacTACGACACAACGAGTGGAAGGGCCTTGCCAATCCCCGGCGCCGCGAGCAATCCACGACGAGGTACATATTCGACTCCCGACCTTACCGGTATGCTATTGGACAACCCCTACAATTCAGTTCGTGGACGACGGCACTCGAAGCGCAATAGCATGTCCGCTGTCCGTTCTTTACTTACACTCGtacccaacaacaaaaacatcATCCAAAACAGCATCCCTACATCGTCCATTGTCGACACCATTACAGCACCTCTGCATACACTCCACGAAACCAGCGAGTCGCGAGACAACACCACGCTTTCCCTGACGATACCACAAGCAAACGAAGATTCATCCGATCTTCCCAGTCTGCAACAGTCGTGGAGTGAATATGATTTGACCCCTGTCCGCGACACACCGAGCAGCAAGAGGACGAATTGCGATCCCAGCACTCCGCCCTTGACACAGTCACGTCACAAAACAGCCGTTTCGGACGCAGAGACGGCTTCCCAAGTGGCTGAAGGAACCATTCGAGCCTTGCGGGATATGGCTTTAGACGAAGCAGTTGAACTACAAGCGTCGTTGCGCTTTTGGACGGATCGTTGGGAACAGCCTGTCCTTAGTTGGATTGAAGCGGGACCGTACG TATGGACATCACGGGCGGGATACAATCACCAAGCTGTTGGTCGGAAAGTCTCCCAAATCCAAGCTGTCCTAGCGCGACGGTGCGCAGCGATCGGCGAATTACAGCAACATTTGCTCAAGGCCGGTTGGCAACGAGGTGTCGCCCAGTGGGGTGTACTGGGACAGGGTGGGCAATGGGCCGCTGTTGCTGGCTTTGATGCGGAACGAAACGTCCTGCCGTCGGAGGGAGAACCACAAGATGTCAAAGGTGATCGACAGCCCGCAGGGAGAATGGAACCGCCCGAACGAGAGCCATTATACCGTCACATGTCGAGTGATATAACCGATGTAGTGCACGAACCATCGCATTCGTCAACTGGTAATTCGGCGTCTTCTTTGCCAAACATTTCGGTTGTGGACGCCAACCACGTAGGCATAGACATGAACACACACTCTATTTCGCAGCACGGAAAAAGCCGACGCGATCGCCAACATTCAACCAAAAAAGTCATGGCCAACGTCATGGTACAGAAGCGTGATGGTGGCGGCATCTTCGTGGATGATCCATCAATTTTGGCGGAATGGTCCGTCGAGGCCATTGCGCTGACTCGGCGCCAACTATTTCGCGCCGCCAATGGACAGTTGCCTCTACCGTTCGATTCCAACTGGATCAAAGATCAGTACGAAGAAGACGGAACAAGAGTGATCTCTCAGCCCGCCACATCAGCCCGTCACCATCCATTGCCCCTATGGGCGAGTGCTGAATTGGCCAGCGGGGGAACTGTAGAAATGTCGAGCTTACAGTCTGGATCGATTGAAGGCCAAGCAGCAAACCCCACTCCCAAAAAACCAGCTCAGATAGCTATCACTAATTTGCCACTCATGGTAAACGAAGTAACAAAACTGCTGGATGTGATGGAAGATGCGATGGAGATTCAGAGGTGGCGGAGGTTGGATCGATTGCGACCGCCTTCTTGGTTGCGCCGAAATTGGTATATGGTTGCGGCACTTGTGCCAACATGCTCCATGTTTTTCTCCCAAGTTGTGCGTAAAGGCTACACGAAAGGCCTGGTGCAAGGTATTATTCGCAGTGTCTCATCTTTCGTAAAGGAGAGATTGCGCGATCCAATACGTGCCAT ATTTAACGAGCTTCTTAAGGGCCGGGAGAACTTTAGTGACAGTAAAGCCCGAGCCGAAGCCGTGGAGAcattgaagaagatgatTGAGAGCTGGCTAGAGGACTACCATCCTCACATGTCTCCCGAAGAACGTCGCGCCATGGCAGAAGCAATGGATGTGACGATGGTGGAAAAGACTAAGGAAGAGAGTATGAAAACCTTTTACGAAATCAACAACGTGATTCGGATGAGCTTTATTGAAATGCAGTATATGAAAAAG GAAATGATGAATGCGCTCAACGCAATGGATGAAATGATGTCAGCAAATGACATCAATATGAACCTAGCCGCGATCACGCCAGTCTTCCTTGTCAGCTACTTTTCTACTCGCATCTTCAAATTCATGTACTACGCCCTTTTGAAGCTTGGCAAAAGCCGCGAAGAAACGTTCGCGTCATTCCGCGACATATTGACAGACATTGATCGACTGCTCGTCATGCGGGATAACCCGCCGCCACCTCCCGGCCACTCTGAGTCTGAATTAGCAAGTCATGTTGCACCATGTGTACTTGGTCGGGATGATTTAGGAATGTTGATGCTGCTGATTCATGAGTGTCGGACAATCATGTGGCGCGATCGGCATCGCTTCCAACCTAAAGTAATCGCGAATGTGTCTGAGGATCTTGACGAGATCGCCGGAGAAAGAG GTGCTGTGAGTGTTCGTCAGCAGCTGCAAATCGTCGCCCGTATGAGCCGGACGTACCCTTTCCTGAAAGTAATAAGTACCGGCCACGATTTTCATTACAGTCAACTTCGCATGGTGGGATAA